From a single Populus nigra chromosome 18, ddPopNigr1.1, whole genome shotgun sequence genomic region:
- the LOC133678526 gene encoding protein BONZAI 1-like, translating into MGNCFSDVAGGRAAVGGSAAAASAAAGNDAVDHFLKSRGLYGSQIELSFSATNMRDRDVLSKSDPMLVGYTKGRDGTLTEAFRTEVVLNSLNPTWIAKHTITFQFEVVQTLVFHAYDVDTQFHNIDVKMLKLEEQQFLGEASCVLSEVVTRPSRSLTLDLVYREDPMIPGNPRRCGQLIVHAEECISSKTTTEMILKCSNLEQKDLFSRSDPFLLISKIVEVGLPIPVCKTEVLKNDSHPIWKPVFLSIQQVGSKENPLMIECFNFNSSGKHDLIGKVQKSLAELEKLHSSGEGEHLFLPTTIGHNYQNKVLKSQIFVENFSQSSRHTFLDYLTGGCELNFMVAIDFTASNGNPRLPDSLHYLDPSGRLNAYQRAIIEVGEVLQFYDSDKRFPAWGFGARPIDGPVSHCFNLNGSNNHCEVEGVQGIMIAYTSALYNVSLAGPTLFGPVISNAALIASQSLANGGRKYFVLLIITDGVVTDLQETKDAIVKASDLPLSILIVGVGGADFKEMEILDADKGDRLESSTGRVASRDIVQFIPLRDVQSGEISVVQELLAELPTQFLSYMRSRNIQPNI; encoded by the exons TTATCGTTTTCTGCTACGAACATGCGTGACCGGGATGTGCTTTCAAAG AGTGACCCTATGTTGGTTGGTTATACCAAAGGAAGAGATGGAACACTTACTGAAGCTTTTCGCACAGAAGTAGTTCTTAATTCATTAAATCCAACATGGATTGCAAAACACACTATTACATTCCAGTTTGAAGTTGTTCAGACGTTGGT GTTTCATGCATATGACGTTGACACTCAATTTCACAACATAGATGTAAAG ATGCTTAAGCTAGAGGAGCAACAATTTCTTGGGGAAGCATCTTGTGTATTATCTGAG GTTGTGACCAGGCCAAGCAGGTCATTGACTTTAGATCTTGTATACAGAGAAGATCCTATGATACCAGGCAATCCACGGCGCTGTGGACAGCTTATTGTACATGCCGAGGAATGCATTAGCTCAAAGACGACAACAGAGATGATATTAAAGTGCTCAAATTTGGAACAAAAGGATCTGTTCTCAAGAAGT GACCcttttttgttaatatcaaaaattgtTGAGGTTGGGCTCCCCATACCTGTGTGTAAAACAGAAGTCCTAAAAAACGATAGCCACCCAATATGGAAACCAGTCTTTTTGAGCATTCAACAAGTTGGAAGCAAG GAAAATCCATTAATGATCGAGTGCTTTAACTTTAATAGCAGTggcaaacatgatttaattgg AAAAGTTCAAAAATCATTAGCTGAGTTGGAAAAGCTTCATTCTAGTGGTGAAGGAGAGCATTTATTTTTACCCACTACCATTGGGCATAACTATCAGAACAAG GTATTAAAGAGCCAGATATTTGTGGAAAATTTTTCCCAAAGCAGTCGACACACTTTTCTGGATTACTTGACCGGGGGATGTGAACTGAACTTCATGGTGGCAATTGATTTCACAG CTTCTAATGGAAATCCCCGCCTCCCTGATTCCTTGCATTATCTTGATCCTTCTGGACGGCTAAATGCATACCAAAGA GCAATCATAGAGGTCGGGGAGGTGTTGCAGTTTTATGATTCAGATAAGCGCTTTCCAGCCTGGGGATTTGGAGCACGACCAATTGATGGTCCAGTCTCACATTGTTTTAACTTGAACGGAAGCAATAATCACTGTGAG GTTGAAGGTGTCCAGGGAATTATGATAGCATATACCAGTGCTCTCTATAATGTTTCTCTGGCAGGGCCAACACTTTTTGGACCTGTGATCAGCAATGCTGCACTAATTGCTAGCCAGTCTCTTGCAAATGGaggaagaaaatattttgttttgttaataattacA GATGGAGTTGTAACTGATCTCCAAGAAACCAAAGATGCCATAGTGAAAGCATCTGACCTACCTCTATCAATCCTCATTGTTGGAGTTGGAGGAGCTGACTTTAAAGAAATGGAG ATTTTAGATGCTGATAAAGGAGATAGACTAGAAAGTTCAACTGGACGTGTAGCTTCGCGTGATATAGTCCAGTTTATACCATTACGAGATGTACAAA GTGGAGAGATTTCTGTTGTTCAAGAACTTCTGGCAGAACTACCAACCCAATTTTTATCCTACATGCGATCGAGAAATATCCAACCAAACATTTGA
- the LOC133678527 gene encoding large ribosomal subunit protein eL34-like — MVQRLTYRKRHSYATKSNQHRVVKTPGGKLVYQTTKKRASGPKCPVTGKRIQGIPHLRPAEYKRSRLSRNRRTVNRAYGGVLSGSAVRERIIRAFLVEEQKIVKKVLKIQKAKEKQASRS; from the exons ATGGTGCAGCGACTTACGTACCGGAAGCGCCACAGCTACGCCACGAAATCTAACCAGCACCGCGTTGTCAAAACCCCTG GTGGGAAATTGGTTTATCAAACCACTAAGAAGAGGGCTAGTGGACCCAAATGTCCAGTTACTGGAAAGAGGATTCAAGGG ATTCCTCACTTGAGACCTGCTGAATACAAGAGGTCTAGATTGTCTAGGAATCGCAGGACTGTTAACCGTGCCTATGGCGGAGTCTTGTCTGGAAGTGCTGTTAGGGAGAG GATTATCCGGGCTTTCTTGGTGGAGGAGCAAAAGATTGTGAAGAAAGTTCTGAAGATTCAGAAGGCAAAGGAAAAACAAGCCTCAAGGagctag
- the LOC133678149 gene encoding large ribosomal subunit protein eL34 has protein sequence MVQRLTYRKRHSYATKSNQHRVVKTPGGKLVYQTTKKRASGPKCPVTGKRIQGIPHLRPAEYKRSRLSRNRRTVNRAYGGVLSGSAVRERIIRAFLVEEQKIVKKVLKIQKAKEKQASK, from the exons ATGGTGCAGCGTCTGACTTACCGGAAGCGTCACAGCTACGCCACAAAATCTAACCAACACCGTGTGGTCAAAACCCCTG GTGGGAAATTGGTTTACCAAACCACCAAGAAGAGGGCTAGCGGACCCAAGTGCCCAGTTACTGGCAAGAGGATTCAAggg ATCCCTCACTTGAGACCTGCTGAATACAAGAGGTCTAGACTGTCAAGGAATCGCAGGACTGTGAACCGTGCCTATGGTGGAGTCTTGTCTGGAAGTGCTGTTAGGGAGAG AATTATCCGGGCGTTCTTGGTGGAGGAGCAAAAGATTGTGAAGAAGGTTTTGAAGATTCAGAAGGCAAAGGAAAAACAGGCCTCAAAATGA